Within the Halichoerus grypus chromosome 2, mHalGry1.hap1.1, whole genome shotgun sequence genome, the region agaaaaaagaaaaccaagactcaAAGATTCAGCAAACAGCCTAAAGTTACACAGCTACTAAGGATAGAGATGAAATTCAAGTCCAGGTCTGTAGGCTCTAAAGACTGCTCTTTTCATAATACTGCCTCACAACTCagcaaaatatgtttaatttaattagactattcattttcattataataTCTTCTCTTTGATCAAGTCAGAACATTTTAGGAATGGGAGGGAAACTGCTCCActttttgactttattttgtgtttcccaGGAAGCTTCCTTTCCTAGgaagcttagaaaaaaaatctacctccTCTTCCAAAAATCAGCTTGACTATTCTATTTTTAGTAAATGAGTTATAACTAGTCACTAATTGTGATTTTAGTTCCACTCCTGGCTGTTTCCTACATACTCTCTGCTTCAAATTATGTAATAGGTCATGTTTACCTATTTTAGCGTATGTTACCATGCagccagttatttttttaaaaaaatatatagaattcttTGTATTTAGGCTTTAAAGTTCTGGTGGTGACATTTACATTGCCATCTCTATGAATAGTGGCTCCTGGAGTCCTACAATCTAGGCCTGTGTGCGACAGCCTAGTTAAAATCTAACTCCAAGGGGAAGTGTGCAGTGGGTGAGGATATGTTATTTGATTCCTCCCAAACTCCAAATATGTGGTCTGGTTTCTCCTCTAGTCATATTCTATTTAGGTGATACCTAGAAAAGAGATCAAGTTCAGGGTCAACTGTTCACATTCCTTTGCTCTGAAGTTTGAATGGTATGTCCCACTCAATCAAGAgcctaaatttaaaataacctttGGGGGCTTCCTTGATGGGGACAGAACTGAATCTTTGAGCTGTCTATAGCAATGTAGGTTCTGGGGATCAAATTCTGAGGTGATGTTTCAAATTTCTTAACCTACAAATGCCTCTAAAGATGGGAACCAAGTCACCTAGATCTACCTTCAAGTGTCAGATTTAGTTAAGATTAGAGGAAGTTCCTTAGCTATGGAAGTATTTTACTATGAATTGGGCTCAACCAACTCTTCCACAAAATCTTGGGAAAATACAGTTTAATTTCAAATTAACTACATGAATatgtattctgtatttttgaCCCAGATGGAGATTTCTTATAATTTCTAGGTGGCACAGATGAAAATCTCTAACagattatataaaaatcaacCTAACAATTTGGCAATTGTATAAAAGTTTAGTGTTGCCCTCCCATAagcatttccccttcttttcttaaaagaaaaaacggAAGTCTCGTTTTTTTTCACCCCTTTACTGTGCAACTCCTATCTTCAGCTCCATGTCTAAGCCATCATGGTGGCCCCATTTCCCTTGCAATGGTCTAGCTATGGCTATATGAtatagttctggccaatgagccATGCAGGAACATCTGCTTGGGActtctaaaaatgtttcttcattccTATAGAgtaaaaattcttccttttctggaCATTGTCATATATGAATGTGATGCCTGGAACCGTAGCAGCCATTTTGTGACCTCAAGGGGTACGGACCTTAATGTCAAGTCCACCAGTTCAGGATGgcaataaaaagatgaaaagaaggtAGGTCTTTGATGATGAAGTTATGAAGCTACTCAACTAACCAACGCTGGAGCAGCTCTACCACtggacttttaaatttaaatttaaaccagCTGAACTCATTTTTCTGTTAGGGTGCTCTCAGTTGCAGATAACAGAAACAGCAACTCAGATGTCTTAAATTCTCAGTTGGGAATATTCAAAGTGACACAACAGGTCATATTTTGAGTCTCTCCGTGCTTCTGCCTTGATCCCCACCTTTACCCATTCCCCCCTTCCCATTAGTTGGTCCTTCGTAGCATCATTGGAATGACTGCTTCAGTCTCCTGAggttgtcagattttttttttcagtaacccAACATCCTGACTGGAACTCTTATTAAAGCATATGTGCTACTGTGCAGTAATTGTCAGATTGTCTCCTACGTATGATTATAAGGTCTTTGAGGGAAAGATGTGTGTTATTCATCTTAGTATGCCCAATGCCTAACACATTGCTTGGTACACAATAAGGAATTAATgtttattaatgaataaaaatgctaATGAGTATCAAATGCTAACgaataaaaataatgtcatgAAGACAACTGTGTTCTCTCTTTGGCTGACTTATTCTTGGTATATTACACACCATGGTATCCTAAGCAGGGTGGGAGGAttaaaaagatgaaggaaaacctTTAACTCTTAACATTTTTTGACAGAATTTGGGAAAAAGGTAAATCAAGCTTAGTGGAGATTTTTGTAAATCTTGTATCCATTCTATCTTTGCCTGACTCGTATGatgaattattcaaaaatatgtattgagtgcctAGTACATGTCAAGCATTGTTTAAGAGTTTGGGATACATCAGTGAAGTAAACAAAGAAAGCCCTCCAAGAGCATTGGCTCCACAAGTGAACTCTAGCGGTCATTTCCCCTTGCTCCATCTTAGTTTGGCATTTGTACACGAACAGGAAGCACTATCATGGAAAGCTCGCAGATTCTCAGATGAAAGACACTGGTAAACACGTGGATATATTGTTCATAAGTGCTGCCACTTCTTTCTAGAACCAAGGACAGTTAAGAGGAGGAGGTCACTGATTAAATCTGCTTCTTGACTTTGTTCTCAGCAATCCACGCCAATTGGCattgccttcatttttaaaaagggagtttTATATAGACGTGCAATATTGGGAGGGTGCAGCTCTCTTCCCAGCTGCAAATCTCCATGAGGCGCCTTCTGGGACAGTGAGCCCGGCACATACACACCAACTTGGTGTTTCCTTTCTCTAGTTTGCTGGGGACTCTGCGCTGAGAGGCTCCACCTGAGCACAGCACCTTAGCTGTAGAGGCTAGTTTGGGCACAGGCACAATTTCCTAAAGAAACTGGGCGTATTTGAAAGGGACTAAGGGAAGCTTATTTTATGTGTCCCTCCTACAACCCCGGCTTCTACCGAAGTGAAGACTGGAAATAAAGGCCACACTGATTTTCTTCTGAGAGAACACATTACCATGGGGAAAAAGTACTAATTGCTCTGTGcgtaatgtttttattttacaaatgctCTGTGGCTCTGCAGTGACAGCATGGTTACATTTCTGACAGTATCACTGGTACAATTTCCAGGCCCCTCAGGGAGAGCAGTGTGGGAATTTTCCTCCTGGAAAGAAAGGCAAATTCTCTGGTCTCAAAGGTACACTTGATTTAAACACgattcaaaataagtaaaaaacgTTTGCTAACACAGCAAATAATGAAAGCTTGACAATTCAGCTAAACCAAAAGATCTTATCCAGAACACTATGGGAGCGTCAAAGAGAACTGCAAAAATAACTCCGTGTCTTTGACTGTTTTTTACAACTTCCCAGCGGCTCAAACTCTTGTCTCCAAACTGGGAAATGTGAGAAGAaccaaagaggagagaagaaactggaaaagTGTAGGGAAATGTAAACATTAGAAAGAAATAGAGTGTAGGCTGGGGACAGCTTCAGGGTCAATGTCTGGGACTCTCCTGCCCGGTATGATCTAGATAGACCCGGGCCAGCCGCGTGTTCCGTGGAGGCTGGGTGGCGGCGACAGATGACCCGTCTGGCCATCGAGCAACTAGAACGCGCTTTCGCAGGAGCAGGGCAGCGGCCGGGGGCGCGGCGGGGGTGGGCGTAAGCCGCCCTCCTCCGGCTGCTCGCGTCTAGCGTGGTGGTAATGGGGGTGGGGCCAGCGGTGGCGGTGAAGCGCTTGGTGGCCCCCGGCCCCCTCATCGTCCTCCGCTCTTCCCTCCCACGAGCAGCAGGCTGCGCCCAGGCGCCTTCGCAGCCGCCGCAGGAGCTGGCGGTCGCCCGCCTGGAAGAAGAGGTAGACGAAGGGGTTGAGAGCGCTGTTGGTCACCCCCACGAGGTGCAGCGCCGCCGCCAGGTCCTCGGTCTCCCAGTCTCCCACCTGTCCGGACGACCACGCGGCCGCCAGCCGGGCGGCGAAGTAGGGAAGCTCGCAGCTCAAGAACAGCAGCGCCAGCGCCAGGCTCATCTTCAGGCTCTGGACCTTCGCGCGGGGAAGCGCGCTGGGCGGAGGGGCTCGGCCCGGAGTCGCCGACCAGGGCGCTGAAGGCGGTGGGGCCTTGGGCAGGCGCTGCCACCAGGCGCAGAGCAGGCGGCTGCATGCTACGCCCATGACCGCGACCGGCGCCACGAAGCCCGCGACGGCTTCGTAGAGCGCGTAGACCTGCAGGTGCCAGCGCGGCAGGGGCGCGAAGATGTCGCGGCAGCGACGCTCCCCCGCCCAGGTGCGGGCGGCCGAGGGCGCGGCGGGAGACGGCGAGGGGGCGCCCCCGCGCACCACGAAGGCGGGGGGCAGCGCCAGCAGCAGCGCCAGCAGCCAGCCCAGCGCGGCGAGGGCGCGCGCGGGCAGCGGCGGGCCCTGTGGCCGGCGCACTGCGCGCTGGCGTTCGAGGGCAATGAGCACCACCAGGTGGGCAGAAGCGCCGCGGCCGGACGCCTGCAGCAGCTGCACGAAGCGGCACGACAGGTCTCCCGCCGCCCGGCGCGGCTCGCCCAGCAGGTCCCAGGCCAGCTGCGACAGCGCGGTACCTCCGCACGCGTACAGGTCCGCCAGGGCCAGCTGCACCAGCAGGAAGTCCATCTTGCGACGCTTGGGACCCGCCCAGGGCCCGCCACCCCCGCGCAGGCGGCACAGCACCGTGGCGTTGCCGGCCACCGCCACCACCAGGATGACCCCCAGGAAGACCAGGCGGATGCCGCGGCTGGGTGGTCCGggaggcggcggcagcggcggcggcggcagcccgGGGGCTGGGGTCCCCTGTCCGGAAGTGAAGTTGAGACTCCAGCCAGGAGAGACAGGTACGGAGACGTTGGGCGCCGGCGAGAAAGTTGAGGGGCTGAAGGGATCCTCCATCCTTAGCCTGGGGGAAAAGGAGGTATGGAAGCGGGCCGGCAGGGCGCGGGAAACCCAGGTGGAGGCGAGGCTGCCAGGGGCACGACGCCGCGTCTACGAGTTCCCAAAGTTAGTTgaaaacgcacacacacacacggagggaaATGGATTCGGGTAGACTTGCGCCTAGTTGTTTTTATAGGTTGTCCTCGTCATTTGTCACTCAAATGTGGGTTGTACACTCGAGGAACACACATGATTCTTATTCTCCACCTTCTCCGTGTCTCTCCTCCCAATCCCGCTGGTTGCCCCTCCGATCTGCCGCGGCTTCCACGGTGCGCTCGCGGTAACAGCGGACCACAGAGCTCTGGGTGCCTCTCGGTTCGCTATCTACACGTAGAGCACAGCGGGGCCGAAGCTCGCTTTGCCTGGCCTTTGCAAAAAGCTCACGTTAGCTGGGACCAACATACCAGAGAGGAAGGTCCTGACCGAGATTGTACGTCTCAAAATGGTTACGGATTGCCGGGAGGGGGGGGATAGAACAGACACtagttctgatttaaaaaaaatcggAAATGGGAAGTGCCATGGATCTGCGTGTACTAGCATGAGAAAAACGGGAAACACAAGAAACCCGACAGCGTTTGGGGCAAAGAGGAGCCCAGTAGATGAATCTTTGATAAAGATATGCCTTCCTCTGGCCAACAATCAGAGTATTTACTTGCAGAGAACTAAAGTAATGATACTGCTTGGCATTTAGGAGGAGCA harbors:
- the GPR150 gene encoding putative G-protein coupled receptor 150, which translates into the protein MEDPFSPSTFSPAPNVSVPVSPGWSLNFTSGQGTPAPGLPPPPLPPPPGPPSRGIRLVFLGVILVVAVAGNATVLCRLRGGGGPWAGPKRRKMDFLLVQLALADLYACGGTALSQLAWDLLGEPRRAAGDLSCRFVQLLQASGRGASAHLVVLIALERQRAVRRPQGPPLPARALAALGWLLALLLALPPAFVVRGGAPSPSPAAPSAARTWAGERRCRDIFAPLPRWHLQVYALYEAVAGFVAPVAVMGVACSRLLCAWWQRLPKAPPPSAPWSATPGRAPPPSALPRAKVQSLKMSLALALLFLSCELPYFAARLAAAWSSGQVGDWETEDLAAALHLVGVTNSALNPFVYLFFQAGDRQLLRRLRRRLGAACCSWEGRAEDDEGAGGHQALHRHRWPHPHYHHARREQPEEGGLRPPPPRPRPLPCSCESAF